In the genome of Negativicoccus succinicivorans, one region contains:
- the atpD gene encoding F0F1 ATP synthase subunit beta has product MSNLQEGKVIQVIGAVVDIAFRADQELPAVYNAIEIKDENGQVPVDIVAEVMQHLGDGVVRCVAMSSTDGLTRGTKAVDTGAPISVPVGQGVLGRIFNVLGRTVDKVDEEVQAKEYWPIHRPAPEFEDQSPSTDILETGIKVVDLIAPYVKGGKIGLFGGAGVGKTVLIMELIHNVATEHGGYSIFSGVGERTREGNDLWNEMKESGVISKAALVYGQMNEPPGARMRVGLTGLTMAEYFRDKEHQDVLLFIDNIFRFVQAGSEVSALLGRMPSAVGYQPTLATDIGELQERITSTKEGSITSVQAVYVPADDLTDPAPAGVFTHLDATTVLSRAISELGIYPAVDPLDSTSRILDPLIIGQEHYEVARGVQEILQRYKELQDIIAILGMEELSDEDRLIVARARKIQRFLSQPFHVAEVFTGSPGKYVALADTIRGFKEILEGRHDDLPENAFYMVGTIEEAIEKAKTLRGE; this is encoded by the coding sequence ATGAGCAATTTACAAGAAGGAAAAGTCATCCAGGTCATTGGTGCCGTGGTCGACATTGCCTTCCGTGCTGATCAAGAGTTGCCGGCCGTTTACAACGCGATTGAAATCAAAGATGAAAACGGTCAGGTGCCCGTTGATATTGTGGCGGAAGTTATGCAACACTTGGGCGACGGCGTCGTCCGCTGCGTTGCGATGAGTTCGACTGACGGTCTGACCCGCGGCACGAAAGCGGTGGACACAGGTGCACCGATTTCGGTACCGGTAGGCCAGGGTGTCTTGGGACGTATTTTTAACGTCTTGGGTCGCACTGTCGACAAAGTAGACGAAGAAGTACAGGCTAAAGAATATTGGCCGATTCATCGACCGGCTCCGGAATTTGAAGATCAGTCCCCGTCGACCGATATTTTGGAAACCGGCATTAAAGTCGTCGACTTGATCGCGCCGTACGTAAAAGGCGGTAAGATCGGTTTGTTCGGCGGCGCAGGCGTCGGCAAGACGGTATTGATCATGGAATTGATCCACAACGTTGCGACCGAACACGGCGGCTACTCGATTTTCTCGGGCGTCGGCGAACGTACACGTGAAGGCAACGACTTGTGGAACGAAATGAAAGAATCCGGTGTTATCAGCAAGGCCGCACTCGTTTACGGCCAGATGAACGAACCGCCGGGAGCACGTATGCGTGTCGGTTTAACCGGTTTGACAATGGCGGAGTATTTCCGTGATAAAGAACACCAGGACGTACTCTTATTCATTGATAATATTTTCCGCTTCGTTCAGGCCGGTTCCGAAGTATCCGCACTCTTGGGCCGTATGCCTTCCGCCGTTGGTTACCAACCGACGTTGGCAACGGATATCGGTGAACTTCAGGAACGTATTACGTCAACCAAAGAAGGTTCGATCACGTCCGTTCAGGCCGTATATGTACCGGCCGACGACTTGACTGACCCGGCGCCGGCGGGCGTATTTACGCACTTGGATGCGACGACGGTTCTGTCCCGTGCGATTTCCGAGCTCGGTATTTATCCGGCCGTGGATCCGTTGGATTCTACCAGCCGTATTTTGGATCCGTTGATTATCGGTCAGGAACATTACGAAGTCGCTCGCGGCGTCCAGGAAATTCTGCAGCGCTACAAAGAATTGCAGGATATTATCGCCATTCTCGGTATGGAAGAACTTTCCGACGAAGACCGCCTGATCGTTGCTCGGGCACGTAAAATTCAACGTTTCCTGAGTCAACCGTTCCACGTAGCGGAAGTATTCACCGGCTCGCCGGGTAAATACGTTGCGCTCGCGGATACGATTCGCGGCTTCAAAGAAATTCTCGAAGGTCGTCACGACGATCTGCCGGAAAACGCATTCTACATGGTAGGGACCATCGAAGAAGCCATTGAAAAAGCAAAAACGCTGAGAGGGGAATAA
- the atpG gene encoding ATP synthase F1 subunit gamma, with amino-acid sequence MASTREIKRRIRSVTNIQQITKAMKMVAAARLRRAEEKALGTRPYADKIRELLQHIVANTEEGLESPLLEEREVQRTAYLVIGADKGLAGGYTSNLMKEFTGIVHDKAAETYEIVTVGRRPKTYLAHRGYELLDMYEGFSDRPTYNHARELAHRMAQRFIDGEVDEVIVVYTHFYSALRQKPTAQTVLPIARPEVDENLPADEFDYEFLPDAKEVFSVLLPQYLEVIIYNALLQAAASELGARMAAMTSATDNASDLIDDLTLHYNKARQAAITNEITEIVGGANALE; translated from the coding sequence ATGGCCAGCACACGCGAAATCAAACGTAGGATTCGTAGCGTAACCAACATTCAGCAGATCACCAAAGCCATGAAGATGGTTGCCGCCGCCCGCTTGCGTCGTGCCGAAGAAAAGGCGTTAGGGACCCGTCCGTACGCGGATAAAATTCGGGAACTGCTGCAACATATTGTAGCCAATACCGAAGAAGGCTTGGAAAGTCCGCTTTTGGAAGAACGTGAGGTCCAACGTACCGCTTACCTTGTAATCGGTGCGGATAAAGGCCTGGCCGGTGGTTACACCTCGAACCTGATGAAAGAATTTACCGGTATTGTGCATGACAAGGCTGCGGAAACGTATGAGATTGTTACCGTAGGTCGCCGCCCGAAAACATACCTGGCACATCGCGGCTATGAACTGCTCGATATGTATGAAGGTTTCTCGGATCGGCCGACGTACAATCATGCACGCGAATTGGCGCATCGTATGGCGCAACGTTTTATTGACGGCGAAGTCGATGAAGTGATTGTCGTCTACACGCATTTCTACTCCGCATTGCGCCAAAAACCGACGGCACAAACGGTACTTCCGATTGCCCGTCCGGAAGTGGACGAGAATTTACCGGCAGACGAGTTTGATTACGAATTCCTGCCGGATGCAAAAGAAGTGTTTTCCGTACTGTTGCCGCAATATTTGGAAGTAATCATCTACAATGCGCTTCTGCAAGCCGCCGCCAGTGAATTGGGCGCGCGGATGGCAGCGATGACGAGCGCGACGGACAACGCGTCCGATCTCATCGATGATTTGACATTGCACTACAACAAGGCGCGGCAAGCGGCGATTACCAATGAAATTACGGAAATCGTCGGTGGCGCGAATGCACTCGAATAA
- the atpA gene encoding F0F1 ATP synthase subunit alpha — MKIKPDEITSVIKQQIENYTADLNVDEVGSVLEVGDGIAHIYGIDKCMAGELLELPNGVYGMALNLEESNVGAVLLGNYETIKEGDTVKRTGRVMQVPVGEAMIGRVVNALGQPLDGKGEIPAADHRRVEFPAPGIADRQSVNEPLQTGIKSIDSMVPIGRGQRELIIGDRSTGKTAVAIDTILNQKGQDVICIYVSIGQKNSTVARLVDKLTEAGAMDYTIIVHAGASEGSPMQYIAPYAGVAMAEHFMYQGKAVLCVYDDLSKHAVAYRAMSLLLRRPPGREAYPGDVFYLHSRLLERAAKLSDDMGGGSITALPIIETLAGDVGAYIPTNVISITDGQIFLETELFYSGVRPAVNVGLSVSRVGGSAQIKAMKQVAGTLRLDLAQFRELAAFAQFGSDLDAATKAQIDRGQRMTEVLKQPQYTPYPVEEQVMVIFAAVNGFLDDLEVDEVVPFEHGLVNYLRTTYADIGRDIVAKKKLEESTEEALKQAIAEYKERFKAARNSNTVAG, encoded by the coding sequence ATGAAAATTAAACCGGATGAAATAACATCGGTGATTAAACAGCAAATCGAAAATTACACAGCAGACCTCAATGTCGATGAAGTAGGCTCGGTATTGGAAGTGGGCGACGGTATCGCACATATCTATGGTATTGACAAGTGTATGGCCGGTGAGCTGCTCGAGTTGCCGAACGGCGTATACGGGATGGCGCTCAACTTGGAAGAGTCGAACGTCGGCGCCGTATTGCTGGGCAACTACGAAACGATTAAAGAAGGCGACACGGTCAAACGCACCGGTCGTGTTATGCAGGTGCCGGTAGGCGAAGCGATGATCGGTCGCGTTGTCAACGCGCTCGGTCAACCGTTGGACGGCAAAGGGGAGATTCCCGCTGCTGACCACCGTCGTGTGGAATTTCCTGCGCCGGGTATTGCTGATCGGCAGTCGGTTAATGAACCGTTACAGACCGGTATTAAATCCATCGACTCGATGGTTCCGATCGGACGTGGTCAGCGTGAGTTGATCATCGGCGACCGCAGTACCGGTAAAACCGCGGTAGCGATTGATACCATCTTGAACCAAAAGGGACAGGATGTTATTTGTATTTACGTTTCCATCGGTCAGAAGAACTCGACGGTCGCTCGTCTTGTCGATAAACTGACGGAAGCGGGTGCGATGGATTACACGATCATCGTTCACGCCGGCGCATCGGAAGGTTCGCCGATGCAGTATATTGCTCCGTACGCGGGTGTTGCCATGGCGGAACACTTCATGTACCAGGGCAAAGCCGTACTGTGCGTATATGATGACTTGTCCAAACACGCGGTTGCGTACCGTGCGATGTCGCTCTTGCTGCGTCGTCCGCCGGGACGTGAAGCGTATCCGGGCGACGTATTCTACTTACACTCCCGTCTCTTGGAACGCGCGGCGAAGCTTTCCGATGATATGGGCGGCGGTTCGATTACCGCGTTGCCGATCATTGAAACGCTCGCAGGCGACGTCGGTGCGTACATTCCGACCAACGTCATTTCCATTACCGACGGTCAGATTTTCCTGGAAACGGAACTTTTCTACTCGGGCGTTCGTCCGGCGGTCAACGTCGGCCTTTCGGTATCTCGTGTCGGCGGTTCCGCGCAGATTAAGGCGATGAAACAGGTCGCCGGTACCTTGCGTTTGGACTTGGCACAGTTCCGCGAACTCGCCGCTTTCGCGCAGTTCGGTTCGGACTTGGATGCTGCTACCAAAGCGCAGATTGATCGCGGTCAGCGCATGACGGAAGTTCTCAAACAGCCGCAGTACACACCGTACCCGGTTGAAGAACAGGTCATGGTGATCTTCGCCGCGGTTAACGGCTTCCTGGATGATCTCGAAGTGGATGAAGTCGTTCCGTTCGAGCACGGTCTGGTTAACTACCTGCGTACCACGTATGCGGATATCGGCCGTGACATCGTCGCGAAGAAAAAACTGGAAGAATCTACAGAAGAAGCTCTGAAACAAGCCATTGCAGAGTATAAAGAACGGTTCAAGGCGGCGCGGAACAGTAATACGGTTGCGGGGTGA
- a CDS encoding F0F1 ATP synthase subunit delta yields MKNNRELAKKYAAALLALAKETGTLEEVEQELAQIGEIVQQNPELTDFLRNQLISREAKKEVVERIFMQHLNPMVMRFLGVVIDRGRIALLPDIIDVYLELSHVERNIAEAQVRLAVDLTDEEETRLIRELTELTGKEIYLEKTIDPSILGGMIVTIGDRRIDGSLKRQLHEMKTTLLSEKHGIEVTNAI; encoded by the coding sequence ATGAAAAATAACCGAGAACTTGCCAAAAAATATGCGGCGGCGCTCTTGGCCTTAGCCAAGGAAACCGGCACATTGGAAGAAGTTGAGCAGGAACTCGCACAAATCGGCGAGATTGTGCAGCAAAATCCGGAATTGACGGACTTTTTGCGCAATCAGTTGATCTCCCGCGAGGCAAAAAAAGAAGTCGTAGAACGGATTTTCATGCAACATCTGAATCCGATGGTCATGCGATTTCTGGGTGTTGTCATTGACCGCGGCCGAATTGCGCTCCTGCCGGATATTATTGATGTCTATCTGGAGTTGTCGCATGTCGAACGCAACATTGCCGAAGCGCAGGTGCGCTTGGCGGTGGACTTGACTGACGAAGAAGAAACTCGTTTGATTCGCGAGTTGACCGAATTGACCGGAAAAGAAATTTATCTGGAAAAAACGATCGATCCGTCGATTTTGGGCGGCATGATCGTGACGATCGGCGACCGGCGCATTGACGGGTCCTTGAAACGACAGTTACACGAAATGAAGACGACCCTACTATCGGAAAAACATGGGATTGAGGTGACTAACGCAATATGA
- the atpF gene encoding F0F1 ATP synthase subunit B, producing MVEFNLTLIIQILNFFVLVAIIGKFGFGPLMRTLDARKARIAADLSGAEQARKQAEALHAEYQAQLESARAQAQEIVNKAVAEAEQQAQAQLDTVRTQIEQEKTLATRQLAEEREELVKNLRAEVVELATAIAERLIAKNLDADMNRKLINDCIEKLATKQVGR from the coding sequence TTGGTCGAATTTAACCTTACTTTGATTATCCAAATCCTCAACTTTTTCGTTCTCGTTGCCATCATAGGAAAATTCGGTTTCGGTCCGCTGATGCGGACTCTCGATGCACGTAAAGCTCGGATTGCTGCAGATTTAAGCGGCGCGGAACAAGCCCGGAAACAGGCGGAAGCACTGCATGCGGAATACCAGGCGCAACTGGAATCGGCACGCGCGCAAGCGCAGGAAATCGTTAATAAAGCCGTTGCGGAAGCGGAACAACAAGCCCAAGCGCAACTGGATACGGTACGCACTCAAATCGAACAGGAAAAAACGCTCGCTACCCGTCAATTGGCGGAAGAACGCGAGGAACTTGTGAAGAATTTGCGTGCCGAGGTGGTAGAGCTCGCTACAGCGATCGCTGAGCGGCTGATTGCCAAAAACCTTGATGCGGATATGAATCGTAAACTGATTAATGACTGCATCGAAAAGTTGGCTACAAAGCAAGTAGGTCGGTAA
- the atpE gene encoding ATP synthase F0 subunit C, with translation MESTALVLVVSAICAALIACVASIAAAFSDAKAATTALDAMARQPEMAQRLMVNLLISIGLIESIPIISSVIALVLVFANPLVDLL, from the coding sequence ATGGAATCTACTGCTTTAGTACTTGTTGTTTCTGCGATTTGCGCAGCTTTGATCGCTTGCGTCGCTTCGATTGCGGCGGCATTCTCTGACGCGAAAGCGGCTACGACTGCATTGGACGCCATGGCTCGTCAGCCGGAAATGGCGCAACGTTTGATGGTTAACTTGCTGATCTCGATCGGCTTGATCGAATCGATTCCGATTATTTCGTCGGTTATTGCGCTCGTTTTGGTATTTGCCAACCCGCTCGTTGACTTGCTCTAA
- the atpB gene encoding F0F1 ATP synthase subunit A: protein MHLHTGTHDVQYLWGMAVNMDTIYMTWLTGALVFILVLLATRSREMVPSGVQNAVEMIVENLSDQFHSILGPDYRKAVYMLLTLFFFIFIGNEIGLLPTPHLITSPTNDVNTTLGLAIAASLATHALYVKNKGFKEYFAHFFKPFAPFVFINLIEEIAKPITLAMRLFGNILAGEILLEVLNYLAPVGVPILWIGVSLVIGLIQAFIFTILVTAYLGGAIGEGGH, encoded by the coding sequence ATGCATCTACACACAGGTACACATGATGTGCAATATCTTTGGGGAATGGCCGTTAACATGGACACGATTTACATGACCTGGCTGACCGGCGCACTGGTTTTTATTTTGGTATTGTTGGCGACGCGGAGTCGTGAAATGGTACCGTCCGGTGTGCAAAACGCAGTGGAAATGATCGTAGAGAATTTAAGCGATCAGTTTCATTCCATTCTCGGGCCCGATTATCGTAAAGCGGTATACATGCTGTTAACGCTCTTTTTCTTTATCTTTATCGGAAACGAGATCGGGTTGTTACCGACGCCGCACCTCATTACCTCGCCCACAAATGACGTGAATACGACATTGGGCCTGGCGATTGCAGCATCCCTGGCGACGCACGCACTGTACGTGAAAAACAAAGGGTTCAAAGAGTATTTTGCACACTTCTTCAAACCCTTCGCTCCGTTCGTTTTTATTAACCTGATCGAAGAAATCGCAAAACCGATTACGTTGGCAATGCGTCTATTCGGCAACATTTTGGCGGGGGAAATTTTGCTGGAAGTTTTAAACTATCTGGCGCCAGTCGGTGTACCTATCTTATGGATCGGTGTTTCGTTAGTCATTGGTTTGATCCAGGCGTTTATTTTTACGATCCTCGTGACCGCATACCTGGGCGGTGCAATTGGTGAGGGCGGCCATTAA
- a CDS encoding ATP synthase subunit I, whose product MTDGRELFRWLLACMHWQGALMAAGAVLVLLFGKGDWAVGWIIGGAFNIAYFSYLALIAFKRRDRDDLDMAKSLTNVAAGRFFVAIIFLLVVLKTHLAHFGATVCGLLSLKLVYYFVTFLGDFKHIKKR is encoded by the coding sequence ATGACAGACGGTCGGGAACTTTTTCGTTGGCTGCTTGCCTGCATGCATTGGCAAGGAGCGTTGATGGCCGCGGGGGCGGTCCTCGTTCTCCTGTTCGGTAAAGGGGATTGGGCCGTCGGTTGGATCATAGGCGGCGCCTTTAATATAGCGTATTTTTCGTACCTTGCATTGATCGCGTTTAAGCGACGCGATCGCGATGATCTGGATATGGCGAAAAGCTTAACCAATGTCGCGGCAGGGCGTTTCTTTGTGGCCATCATCTTTTTGCTGGTGGTCTTAAAAACCCATTTAGCCCATTTCGGGGCTACGGTTTGCGGCTTACTGTCGCTGAAACTCGTGTACTACTTTGTCACGTTTTTGGGCGACTTCAAGCATATAAAAAAAAGGTGA
- a CDS encoding AtpZ/AtpI family protein: MKEQEFNWRRALAIATGAGMTLLCTILFGLYLGYLLDKYIGTAPFGLLAGGVAGALAGLLTLVRDMIRK; the protein is encoded by the coding sequence GTGAAAGAACAGGAATTTAATTGGCGGCGGGCGTTAGCCATCGCTACCGGTGCCGGTATGACACTGCTTTGTACGATTTTATTCGGCCTGTATTTAGGGTATCTTCTCGATAAATATATCGGCACGGCTCCATTCGGTTTACTGGCCGGAGGCGTGGCGGGTGCGCTGGCAGGTCTGTTGACGTTAGTTCGTGACATGATTCGCAAATGA
- the wecB gene encoding non-hydrolyzing UDP-N-acetylglucosamine 2-epimerase encodes MTIKVMTIFGTRPEAIKMAPVVSELARHPEFSVCVTVTAQHREMLDQVLRLFAITPDYDLDIMAPGQTLYDVTSRALLGLRTCLQQERPDVVLVHGDTTTTFAGALAAFYEQIPVGHVEAGLRTGDIYSPFPEEMNRRLTGRLARYHFAPTPETKANLLRENVEEESIFVTGNTVIDALLQTVGRPFDPNTLPVKLDPSRRTLLVTTHRRENLGAPMRDVYRALRRILEDVPNLELVFPVHKNPAVREVVRAELGDVPHVHLIEPLDYEPFAQLMAQSDLILTDSGGIQEEAPGLGKPVLVLRDTTERPEAVAAGTVSLVGTAEEDVYREAKRLLTDDDLYRRMANSVNPYGDGKAAGRIVQALLYAYGKTAKKPPEFIANANEL; translated from the coding sequence ATGACCATTAAAGTAATGACAATTTTCGGTACCCGTCCGGAAGCCATCAAAATGGCTCCCGTCGTTTCCGAACTCGCACGGCATCCGGAGTTTTCCGTATGCGTTACCGTGACCGCGCAGCATCGCGAAATGCTCGACCAGGTGTTGCGGTTGTTTGCGATTACACCGGATTACGATTTGGATATCATGGCGCCGGGACAAACTTTATATGACGTCACCAGCCGGGCGTTGCTCGGCTTGCGGACATGTCTGCAACAGGAACGTCCTGATGTAGTCTTGGTTCACGGCGACACGACGACAACTTTTGCCGGCGCGCTCGCCGCATTTTATGAGCAGATTCCTGTCGGGCACGTGGAAGCGGGTTTACGGACGGGCGATATTTACTCGCCGTTTCCCGAAGAAATGAACCGCCGCCTGACCGGACGGCTGGCGCGTTACCATTTTGCGCCGACACCGGAAACAAAAGCGAATCTGCTGCGAGAAAATGTCGAGGAAGAATCGATTTTCGTGACAGGTAACACGGTCATCGATGCGCTTTTGCAGACAGTCGGCCGTCCTTTTGATCCGAATACGCTGCCGGTGAAGCTTGACCCGTCACGGCGTACGCTTCTGGTAACCACCCATCGGCGCGAAAATTTGGGCGCCCCGATGCGCGACGTATATCGCGCGTTACGGAGGATACTGGAAGATGTACCGAACTTGGAACTGGTATTTCCTGTTCATAAAAATCCGGCGGTGCGCGAAGTCGTCCGAGCGGAACTTGGCGATGTGCCGCACGTGCATTTGATCGAACCGTTGGATTACGAACCGTTTGCGCAATTGATGGCGCAAAGCGATCTGATTTTGACCGATTCCGGCGGTATTCAGGAAGAAGCGCCGGGCTTAGGCAAACCGGTACTCGTGTTGCGCGATACCACGGAACGACCCGAGGCGGTAGCGGCCGGTACGGTAAGCCTGGTCGGCACGGCGGAAGAAGATGTCTACCGGGAAGCGAAACGTCTTTTAACCGATGATGATTTGTACCGTCGGATGGCGAATTCTGTCAACCCGTACGGCGACGGTAAAGCGGCCGGTCGAATTGTGCAGGCGCTTTTGTATGCTTATGGTAAAACGGCGAAAAAACCGCCTGAATTTATAGCCAACGCTAATGAATTATGA
- a CDS encoding glycosyltransferase family 4 protein encodes MAYVIAFGIALIVTYVITPAVKRLACRVGAMDNPNARKVHHGVVPRLGGLGIYIGFLASVLYSLPLSTEVIGLLMGSAVIIAVGVWDDICQIPAKVKLLGQILAAVVLVACGVRVDWILNPLGDYIYLSAFISVPLTILWVVGFTNMVNLIDGLDGLAAGVSSIAAVSVALIAYQMGQWNSVAITVAMAGAAIGFLQYNFNPAKIFMGDTGSMFLGYTLAAVSIMGVMKTAATVALVVPVIALGLPIMDTALAIVRRKLSGMPIFAPDRGHLHHRLLDSGLSQKQVVLLMYAITAFLGMIALLVVHLNVVFGVVVVGVVTAAGLWWARYLGMIAGGKCASEKH; translated from the coding sequence TTGGCGTATGTAATTGCGTTCGGGATTGCGCTCATCGTGACCTATGTCATTACCCCTGCCGTGAAGCGTTTGGCCTGTCGGGTCGGAGCGATGGATAATCCCAATGCGCGCAAGGTTCATCATGGAGTCGTACCGCGTTTGGGCGGTTTGGGAATTTATATCGGATTTTTGGCATCGGTGCTGTACAGTTTGCCGTTATCGACCGAAGTGATCGGTTTACTGATGGGCTCGGCCGTGATTATTGCGGTCGGCGTATGGGATGATATTTGTCAGATTCCCGCTAAGGTAAAATTGCTCGGTCAGATTTTGGCGGCGGTTGTGCTGGTAGCGTGTGGTGTACGTGTCGACTGGATTTTAAATCCGCTTGGCGATTATATTTATTTAAGCGCATTTATTTCCGTACCGCTCACGATTTTGTGGGTGGTGGGATTCACCAATATGGTGAATTTGATCGACGGTTTAGACGGCTTGGCGGCCGGCGTAAGTTCGATCGCCGCCGTTTCCGTGGCGCTGATTGCGTACCAAATGGGGCAATGGAACAGCGTGGCGATTACGGTCGCGATGGCGGGCGCGGCGATCGGTTTTCTGCAGTATAATTTCAACCCCGCGAAGATTTTTATGGGCGATACGGGCAGCATGTTCTTAGGCTACACGCTCGCCGCGGTATCGATCATGGGTGTGATGAAAACAGCGGCTACCGTCGCTTTGGTTGTGCCGGTCATAGCGCTGGGCTTGCCGATTATGGATACGGCGCTGGCGATCGTGCGGCGCAAGCTTTCGGGCATGCCGATTTTCGCGCCGGACCGCGGGCATTTGCATCACCGTCTGCTCGATAGCGGCTTATCGCAAAAGCAGGTGGTTTTATTGATGTATGCGATTACCGCTTTTCTGGGGATGATCGCACTATTGGTAGTACATTTAAATGTTGTTTTCGGTGTCGTCGTAGTCGGTGTGGTAACGGCGGCGGGACTTTGGTGGGCACGCTACTTGGGCATGATTGCAGGCGGCAAGTGCGCGTCGGAAAAACACTGA
- a CDS encoding outer membrane beta-barrel protein → MRKLAILTACACFVAGAAMAAPVTYIPEGGTNVGYGYNGAQDGSHAVYVEHGIADKVVIGAEYRDLVNMGNEFDVYGKYRLNDNVYVTLGNRNYDVAGNKLYAGVEGMTYLTDKFDGYASVKVSSEEKEYKVGALYDLNPNFDLDVNYTYQDRDEDLNRKGVGVGLNYRF, encoded by the coding sequence ATGCGTAAATTAGCTATTTTAACAGCGTGTGCATGCTTTGTGGCGGGCGCCGCCATGGCAGCGCCGGTGACGTATATTCCGGAAGGCGGCACGAATGTAGGTTACGGTTACAACGGAGCGCAGGACGGTTCGCATGCGGTCTACGTGGAACACGGTATCGCCGATAAAGTCGTGATCGGCGCGGAATATCGTGACCTTGTCAACATGGGCAATGAATTTGATGTGTACGGTAAATATCGTTTGAACGATAACGTATATGTGACCCTCGGCAATCGCAACTACGACGTGGCCGGCAACAAACTCTACGCGGGCGTGGAAGGCATGACCTACCTGACCGACAAATTTGACGGCTATGCCAGCGTCAAAGTTTCGAGTGAAGAAAAAGAATACAAAGTCGGTGCTTTGTATGATCTGAACCCGAACTTCGACTTGGACGTTAATTACACGTACCAGGATCGCGACGAAGACTTGAACCGTAAAGGTGTCGGCGTCGGCTTGAACTACCGCTTCTAA